One window of Streptococcus suis genomic DNA carries:
- the cadX gene encoding Cd(II)/Zn(II)-sensing metalloregulatory transcriptional regulator CadX, translating to MKKDSICQVDVINQQNVTTATNYLEKEKVQKSLRILSKFTDNKQINIIFYLLAVEELCVCDIACLLNLSMASASHHLRKLANQNILDTRREGKIIYYFIKDEEIRDFFNQLG from the coding sequence ATGAAAAAAGATAGTATCTGTCAAGTGGATGTTATAAATCAACAAAATGTTACAACCGCAACGAACTACCTTGAAAAGGAAAAAGTCCAAAAATCACTTCGCATTTTATCAAAATTTACCGATAATAAACAGATAAATATCATCTTTTATCTCCTTGCCGTCGAAGAACTCTGTGTCTGCGATATAGCCTGTTTATTAAATCTCAGTATGGCATCTGCCTCCCACCATCTTCGTAAACTAGCCAATCAAAACATCTTGGACACTAGAAGAGAGGGGAAAATTATATATTATTTTATAAAAGATGAGGAAATCAGAGATTTTTTTAATCAACTAGGATAA